The following proteins are encoded in a genomic region of Ostrea edulis chromosome 7, xbOstEdul1.1, whole genome shotgun sequence:
- the LOC125676125 gene encoding uncharacterized protein LOC125676125 has translation MEAKKASATHDLSIVPDLTFGFVEKFVKRDSQSLGEKEISKGYKYFCERYVTNITTHNAVNGCVVKGKCHRSQRKNESPHDIEIVLLDGPCVESSRCSCTIGQSGHCGHVTGLLFTLAHMKSANLKCIPSDVLKTSLPQTWHVPRGEKICGSSAENVIVHGYNAKSSPQQPRGLRSTLYNPINSVVPKISELCSRVSEADKTCLLLTVVNLSGKGDCEYTETKFGKFPKGSPLAVQQKLSPHYVLNILDASEFPLLPAENLMEQHLHIILDEKRTGSFSSIFVSEEECHQIEEMTRLQGESPKWHAIRRERITASVAGDIVKRRAAYEPLTGRLKTTRKVVTESMRHGLSFEAVAADAFVRLLDNNVNIYPCGVVVSPYAPWLAATPDRKVYNPTMNQPYGLLEIKCPVKPLSECNYLTKVGDVWRLKKNHNYFYQVMIQLAVTGLNWCYFFVWLCDENHLEVIEFDEEEWQDMKNKIDSFYFDHFLE, from the exons atggAGGCGAAAAAAGCGTCTGCTACGCACGATTTAAGTATCGTTCCAGACCTCACGTTCGGCTTCGTTGAGAAATTTGTCAAAAGAGATAGCCAAAGCCTTGGAGAAAAGGAAATATCCAAAGGATATAAATATTTCTGCGAGAGATATGTGACTAACATTACAA cTCACAATGCTGTGAATGGATGTGTAGTGAAGGGGAAATGCCATAGATCCCAGCGCAAGAATGAATCGCCTCATGATATCGAG ATTGTTCTGTTAGATGGACCATGTGTGGAGAGTAGCCGTTGTTCTTGCACGATTGGACAGTCGGGACACTGTGGTCATGTTACTGGTCTCCTATTCACTCTGGCACATATGAAATCTGCAAACCTGAAATGCATTCCATCTGATGTTCTGAAGACTTCCCTTCCCCAGACTTGGCATGTGCCCCGAGGAGAGAAGATTTGTGGAAGTTCAGCTGAAAACGTGATTGTGCATGGATACAATGCCAAGTCCTCTCCTCAACAACCTCGTGGATTGAGATCTACTCTGTACAATCCCATCAACTCTGTTGTTCCAAAAATTTCAGAACTGTGTTCTAGAGTCTCTGAAGCTGACAAAACCTGTTTGTTGCTTACAGTTGTGAATTTGAGTGGTAAAGGTGACTGTGAATATACAGAGACAAAATTTGGTAAATTTCCAAAAGGATCCCCATTAGCAGTGCAACAGAAATTGTCACCACATTATGTACTGAATATTTTAGATGCCAGTGAATTTCCTCTTCTCCCCGCTGAAAATCTAATGGAACAACACCTTCATATCATTCTGGATGAGAAAAGAACTGGTAgcttttcttcaatttttgtgtCAGAGGAGGAATGTCATCAAATTGAGGAGATGACACGACTACAAGGAGAGAGTCCGAAGTGGCACGCAATCCGTAGGGAGAGAATTACTGCTTCAGTGGCTGGTGATATTGTAAAGCGGAGAGCAG CCTATGAACCTCTAACTGGAAGACTGAAGACAACAAGAAAAGTTGTTACAGAGAGCATGCGTCATGGGTTGTCATTTGAGGCAGTTGCTGCTGACGCCTTTGTTAGA CTACTAGATAACAATGTCAACATATACCCATGTGGAGTTGTAGTTAGCCCTTATGCTCCATGGCTTGCTGCTACACCTGATCGGAAGGTATACAACCCCACCATGAATCAACCTTACGGCTTGCTTGAGATCAAGTGCCCTGTAAAACCCTTGTCAGAATGCAACTACTTGACTAAAGTTGGAGATGTGTGGAgactgaaaaaaaatcataattacttCTACCAAGTCATGATTCAACTTGCAGTGACTGGTCTAAACTGGTGTTACTTCTTTGTGTGGCTCTGTGATGAAAATCACTTGGAGGTTATCGAGTTTGATGAGGAGGAGTGGCAAGACATGAAAAACAAGATAGATTCATTCTATTTTGATCACTTTCTTGAATAA
- the LOC125676142 gene encoding uncharacterized protein LOC125676142, producing MSNEDGSPPPDEMQRKIVRIEELEALLQKKDEEIRSIQQKMEIERFGIQRFSNDNSMIQFYTGFTSMAMFSAFFEYVRPTATCMNSYYYKSCDKSNQQITVSKQRSMLLIDELFMCVCRLKCGLMAQDLAVRFNCHVSTVSRKIITWANFLYFILGSMNIWSSKEQIYEKMPQSFKMFYPSTRIIIDCTEIKTERPSSLALGSKCYSTRRRFNYGRQRVRLKQSIRRDRHICQYSTISS from the exons ATGTCAAATGAGGATGG TTCTCCTCCTCCTGATGAAATGCAGAGAAAGATAGTGAGAATCGAAGAATTAGAGGCTTTGTTACAGAAGAAGGATGAAGAAATAAGGAGTATACAACAAAAGATGGAGATAGAACGATTTGGAAtccaacgtttttcaaatgacaattCAATGATACAATTCTACACAGGTTTTACATCAATGGCTATGTTTTCAGCTTTCTTTGAATATGTCAGACCTACTGCAACCTGTATGAACAGCTATTACTATAAATCCTGTGATAAATCCAATCAGCAGATCACAGTCAGCAAACAAAGAAGCATGCTTTTAATTGATGAGTTGTTCATGTGTGTGTGCAGACTAAAATGTGGTCTTATGGCACAAGATTTAGCAGTCAGGTTCAATTGTCATGTGTCAACAGTTAGTCGCAAGATCATAACATGGGCAAactttttgtatttcattttaggCAGCATGAATATTTGGTCTAGTAAGGAacaaatttatgaaaaaatgcCCCAGTCCTTCAAGATGTTTTACCCCTCAACTAGAATCATAATTGACTGTACAGAGATAAAAACCGAGCGCCCATCATCCTTAGCACTAGGATCCAAATGTTATTCAAC AAGAAGGCGATTCAATTATGGCAGACAAAGGGTTCGTCTTAAACAAAGTATTAGAAGGGACAGGCATATCTGTCAATACTCCACCATTTCTTCTTAG
- the LOC130048661 gene encoding tyrosine-protein phosphatase non-receptor type 7-like: MENRRLPAERGNRYKGIYPYDYNRVKLMRTYANENDDFVNASYIHGFNKERAYIAAQGPFNPKTLEDFWTMIWQNDVTRIVMLTNLYEGDRMKCLKYWPDTDLDIRQYTIRLDNVDVYDHYVLRYMVVHCQEEERKVTQFHFTTWPDNSIPDDPTSLIYLRSLVRDGLITSDGPIVVHCSAGIGRTGTFISFDYLLEEGAAEQTIDVKGYIASLRQQRGGSVQTCDQYIFLHEALVEGFSNSNVHHGCLSVL, encoded by the exons ATGGAAAATCGAAG GCTTCCAGCAGAAAGGGGGAACCGATACAAAGGAATTTATCCGT ATGATTATAATCGCGTGAAATTGATGAGAACATATGCAAATGAGAACGATGACTTTGTCAATGcatcttacatacat ggTTTCAACAAAGAGCGAGCGTACATAGCCGCACAAG GTCCTTTTAATCCGAAGACGTTAGAGGATTTCTGGACGATGATCTGGCAGAATGACGTCACAAGGATCGTCATGCTGACCAACCTGTACGAAGGAGACAGG ATGAAGTGTCTTAAGTACTGGCCGGACACGGATCTGGACATCCGTCAATATACCATAAGACTGGACAATGTGGATGTGTACGACCACTACGTGCTGAGATATATGGTTGTTCATTGTCAG GAAGAGGAGAGAAAAGTGACCCAGTTTCACTTCACCACCTGGCCAGACAATTCCATTCCTGATGATCCGACGTCACTTATTTACCTCCGTAGTCTGGTCAGAGATGGGTTGATCACATCTGATGGACCGATAGTTGTTCATTGCAG CGCTGGAATTGGGAGAACTGGAACATTCATCTCATTTGATTACCTCCTTGAAGAGGGCGCTGCAGAACAGACAATTGATGTCAAGGGGTACATTGCTTCTTTAAGACAGCAGCGCGGAGGATCTGTGCAAACGTGT GACCAGTACATCTTTCTTCATGAGGCACTTGTGGAAGGATTTTCAAACAGCAATGTTCACCATGGTTGTCTATCTGTGTTGTAA